DNA sequence from the bacterium genome:
TCCTCTCTTGTGTTCCTGCGAAAAAGAAAACAAAATGAGAAATTGAGCAATTATCCTATCTTCATGGCGATTGCCGAACATATTGGATATGACGCAACAGGAAGAAAAGACACAATCAATGATTTAGATACAATAATATACAAAGAATATCAGAAATTCTTAAAGAGTCCTGATAGCTACAAAGGATTATAAAAATGGTTGAGTGTTTTACAGTATATAGGGAAGAAATAAAAGCAAGATTAGATAGTTATTATTATCGGCCTGAATTTAGGGAACTAGAAGCAAATCTAATAAAATGCAAACATGCAAAATTAGGAGAAGTTATTGAGTTTTCAAACGAAACATGGAATCAAAAAGATTTTTTTGATAATGAGTTCCCGTACATTGAAATCAGCGAGATTGACATAACTTCTGGTGAGATTCAAAATATTACTTATTACAACAACTCAGAAGCTCCAAGTAGAGCTAAAATGATTGTTAGAGAGAATGATATTATTGTATCTACAACAAGGCCAAACAGGGGAGCTATAGCCTTAATTGACAAAGAAAAGGATGGCTTTATAGCTTCAACGGGGTTCGCCATTTTAAGAACGTTAAAAACAAATATTGATAGAAAATATTTGCTTTATTTCTTGAGAACTCGACTTTCCCTTAAGCAAATGCTTCAAAGGAGTAGTGGGGGAAATTATCCAGCAATTACCTCAGAAGAATTGAAAAGAGTTATTGTCCCTGTGCCCTCGAAGGAGATTCAAAATAAAATTGTGCAGATAATGGGAAAAGCTTATTTGTCCCAAAAATCAAAAGGAACCGAAGCCCAGCAACTTTTGGACTCACTCAATGGTTATGTTCTTGATGAATTGGGGATAAAGTTTTCTGAAATAGAAGAAGATAAAATATATTGCATTAATTCTGAAGAATTAGAAAATAGTCGTTATGACCCCTACTATTTTAATCCAAAATTTAAAAGACTTTTAGCAGATTTGGAGAAAAGTAAGATAAAATTAGTTCCATTAAGAGAAGTTGCAACAGAATTATTTAATGGAAAAACTCCTGCAAAAGAGGATTACGCAGAAGAAGGCAATTTTATCTTAAAAGTTAGTTGCTTAAAAAGTAATAAAATTGCATGGGATAAATTATCTTTTGTAAAAGATATCGTTCCATTAGTTAAAACTGTAAAAGATAAAGATATTCTGCTTTTATCCTCTGCCCATCAATCTGACTATCTAGGTAAAAAACCGAGTATAGTAGAAATGCCAAATACTCTAAAAAATGAAAAAATCTATTTCGTTGGAGAATTGATAAACATTAGACCAAATATAGAAAAAGTCAACCCCTATTATCTTCTTGCGATACTTAAATTAAATGAATATTATCTTTTAGTCAATAGGGAGAAAAGAGGGCAAACTTCTCATTTATACCCTAATGATTTAGGAAATGTGAAAATTCCACTGCCCCCTTTTGCTATTCAAAGCAAAATCGCAGAAGAAGTTAAGAAACGAATCCATCAAGCCGAACAATTACAAAAAGAAGCAAAAGAAGGATTAGAAAAAGCAAAAAAAGAAGTTGAAAAATTAATACTTGGTGAAAACAGATGATAAAACTCAAAGGATTATTTAGCACATCACTTGGCGGTTTTCTCTGTATCCGTGGATATGCAAAATTGGGTGATTTGGCTAAGGTTTCCAAAACAGAACCTAGTTACCAAAGAGATTTATTGTCTGGCCATAAAGTCGAGATTACTCAATTTTTATCTGACCGAACCAACTTGTTTTTTCCAGAAGTAATTTTATCTTGTAAATTGCGTTATGATTTTAGCAAAAAGAATGCAGTCAGCGGACTAAATCCAATAGCTGACATACAAAACAAAAAGGGGTTCAAATCAAACGTAGATAAAACAACGATCAAATTTCAAAAAAGTAATGATTTAGCCACAATCGCAATATACGAAGATACAAAAGAAGCACTTTTAAGCAGGGTTGATGGCAATCACCGCTTAAGTGCGGCATCTTTGAAGGAAGAATTCAAAGAATATATTACTCCTTTTTGCATCATCATTTTATCTGACGACCGGGACGATAATCGGAAAGATAAAATTATTTTCCATAACATTAATTTTAAAGCCATACCGTTAGACGAAGAACACAGTCTGAAAATAATTTTAGAGGATAAAGATCTATTTCCTGATGATTCTCTCAAAAGTCAAAATTTTGGATGGGAGTATTTCTTTACAAGGAAAATCATTGAACACGTCTTTGAACTAAGAAATATTTCTGTTATACAAAGTGATAAAAAATATAGAACATTGATTAAGAATATCGCCAAAATTCTTTTAGACAAGAAAATAATAGAAAGAAACGACAAATCTATAGAAAAAATATGTGAATCTTTAAAAGAAATCGATTTAAGATGTAAATCCAAACCTTATTTAGGTGAAAATATCGGGGTTTTTTCAGTATTAGTTATTATTCAAATTGATAAACCTAAATTGGTTGACTCGTTTATAAAATGGGTAGAAGACAGCCAGATGTACAGTATTAAGGAAATTTCCAGTACAACTCTTTTAGATATTTTTAACAAGAGAATGGAAGTAAAATGCAGAGATGTTTTCATTTCTTTAAACACAAAGCATAAAGAAAGCTTGAGAAACTGCAGTCTTATAGAGTCGGTAATACAAGATATAAATAAACAATATTTTGAACATAAAAAAGAATTAAAACTGATTCCTATTAGAATTGACAAGTCTGATACTCCTTGCACTTTTCAGATAACAGATAAAATTATTCAGAAAATTGAAGATTGTGGTTTATTTATAGCTGACCTAACAGGTATGAATCCCAATGTTTATCAAGAATCAGGTTATGCCATGGGGTATATAAAGGGCAAAGACTTAGACAATAAAATTATATTTATACTCTATTATAAAAAGGGTGCTAGAAATGTTGATAAACAAGTAGCATTCAATTTCCGTAATTCTTCGCAGATACGGTTTTATGATAGGAAAAAATTGAAAAGAGAAATATCCCAAAAAATAAAACAAAATTATGGATTGTAAGTCCCATCTCTTTATCTTAAGTTTAATAATGGCTTTTTTTTCTTCTATATTAAAAAACAAAGTTCACTTTACATAGGAAGTGCGAACTTTTTCATTTTATCCTCTAATTCCTATCTGATTCATTTCACGTCGTCAAATCTATTCTTCTAATATTCCTCTATTTTTACAACCCACTAATTTTTTCTCTCCGCTTTCCTTTCATTCTTTACTTATAGAATACCAATCTCTAAACCG
Encoded proteins:
- a CDS encoding restriction endonuclease subunit S; the protein is MVECFTVYREEIKARLDSYYYRPEFRELEANLIKCKHAKLGEVIEFSNETWNQKDFFDNEFPYIEISEIDITSGEIQNITYYNNSEAPSRAKMIVRENDIIVSTTRPNRGAIALIDKEKDGFIASTGFAILRTLKTNIDRKYLLYFLRTRLSLKQMLQRSSGGNYPAITSEELKRVIVPVPSKEIQNKIVQIMGKAYLSQKSKGTEAQQLLDSLNGYVLDELGIKFSEIEEDKIYCINSEELENSRYDPYYFNPKFKRLLADLEKSKIKLVPLREVATELFNGKTPAKEDYAEEGNFILKVSCLKSNKIAWDKLSFVKDIVPLVKTVKDKDILLLSSAHQSDYLGKKPSIVEMPNTLKNEKIYFVGELINIRPNIEKVNPYYLLAILKLNEYYLLVNREKRGQTSHLYPNDLGNVKIPLPPFAIQSKIAEEVKKRIHQAEQLQKEAKEGLEKAKKEVEKLILGENR